TCATCGACGCCGGCCAGGCCGCCGGGCTCCACAGCATCCTCGCCCGCATCACCGCCGACAACGCCGCGAGCATCCACCTCCACGAGTCGCTCGGCTTCAAGCTCGTCGGCACGTACCGCGCGCTGGGCCACAAGTTCGGCCAGCGCCACGACGTCAGCGAGTTCCAGCTCGTGCTGGCGTGACGCTTCTACAGCATGGGTGAAGTATGCCCGGGTGCCACACAACTGGCCTGTCCGCAGGCCTGCTGTGTGCCGGCTTACCCATCAACGCCGATCGCATCGCCCGCACAAAGCTCGCGGACTCGCGATGGGGCACCCGCAGCCCAGCGCCCGACACCCACTGCCCCTACCGCCTCACATACGTCAGCAGGTACACCGTCTCGTAGCGCTGGCCCTCGTGCTCGAAGTGCAGATACCCCGGCAGTTCATCGGGCTTGTTCGCGTACGTCCGCAGCACGACCGCCTCGCCGGGGCGCAGGAAAAAGTGGAACTCCTTGAGCACCGTACCCAGGTCCGAACCCGCAAAAATCGCGCGCGGCCGAAGCGACATCTCCCAGCCCTCCTCGAACCGCCCTTCGAGCTCCAGCACGATATGCGTGCTCGTCGCCGCCGCCGGTGAACCGTCACCGCTCGCGTCGGTCGGGCGAAACATCATCCGCCGTGTCCGCGCATCGTCGGGCAGCTCGATCTTCTGCTCCGTCCCCCGCTGCGAGTTGAGCTCGTAGCGGCGCTGCGTCGTCCGGCGGATCGTCTGCTCGGCATCCGTCTTACGTATCGCACGCTCGAGCCCGGGCCGCACCGCCAGCAGCTCCAGGTCGTTGTACACCGACAGCGCCGTCCCGTCGGGGAAGACCACCCGATTCGGGTCGTAAAAATCAGACACGCGCGACAGCGCGGACGCGTTGCGCACATCGATCTCGAACCGCTCGACCACGATCTGCTCGTTTCGCCCTGAATACGCCCGCTCCCACGGCTCGTCGGGGCCAAACCCGAGACTGGCGGCGCTACACCCCACACCCGACAAACCCAGCGCGGCCAAAAGGCACGTCAACACGAAACGTTGAAGATGCTGCATCGTCTGCCCCTGAGTAGGAATGCGAAAAACCAGACACGACACGCACCACCCTACCACGACGCACGCGGACCCGAGAGGATTACCCGGCCGGGCCGGGCCACTTGTCGCCCCCCTCGTCGCACGGCTCCTCGGCCCCTGCGGCCACCGTCCCCGGACGACGTGTCAGGCACGCCGCCACCACCACGCCCAGCAGCAGCAGGTGCCCGAGGGTCTCGCAACTTTCTTCCATCGGTGTACGCATCTTCTGCCCCGACGCGGCCGACACGTCCGACACAAACTTGAGCCCGCCCCGGGCGATCACCTGCGACAGCACGTACGTCCCCCACATCGCCGTGAGCCCCGGCAGCAGTCGGCCGCGCCGCACCCACAACCTTAGCCGGGCCCGCCAGGCAAACGACCACACCACCAGCAGCACCAGCCCGACGTACACGCCCTTCTTGATGCCCGGCAGGTGGTCGTCCGTGCCGGGCACGCTCGCTTCGCGCAGGAAAAACAAAACACCCAGCGCGCCGAGCAGCCACAGCAGCGGGTTGCGTCGAAACGCCACGCCGACAAACGCGACGCCCGCCGCGACCAGCGGGATCGTCGGCGGGATCGGGCCCCCATCGTGCGCGCGGACCGCCGTGCCCAGCGCGGTGTCCCGCGTGAGGTACACCAGAACGATCGCCGTCGGCGCCAACAGGATCGGCCACCACCCAAGCACCCTCGAAGAGGCCCACTGTGCCATGCTGACAATTTACTCACTATGTGAGTTTTTCGTCAAGTGTGTGAGTGCCGGCACCACGCCGGATCGTGGGGCAGACCTTCCTGTCTGCCCCATCCGGATAAACGCGCCGCCCGCTGGGCGACGGCGAAACAGCTACTCCGCGAGCTTGGCGTCGAGCCAGGCGGCGACCTGGTCGAGCGCGATGCGTTCCTGCGCGAGGGTGTCGCGGTCGCGGACGGTGACGGTCTGGTCTTCGAGGGTCTGGCCATCGATCGTGAAGCAGAACGGCGTGCCGATCTCGTCCATCCGGGCGTAGCGCTTGCCGATCGACTGCTTGCCGTCGTACTCGACCATGTGGTTCTGGCGAAGCTCGTTGTAGAGCTTCTTGGCGACCTCGGGCATGCCGTCCTTGTTGACCAGCGGGAAGATGCCCGCCTTCACGGGCGCGAACTTCGGCTTGAAGCTCATGATGTACTTCGACCCATCGCGGTCGGGCGTCGGCGTGAACGCCTCGCACAGCAGCACCAGCACCGCGCGCGTCAGCCCGCTGGCGGGCTCGATCACGTGCGGGACGTAGCGCGAGCGCTCCTTGATCTCTTGCTTGTCCACGCCTTCGTTCTGCAGGCGGACCTGCAGCTCCTGATCGAAGTAGTCGAGCTTGCTGTTGGAGTCTTTGTTGTCCGGCCCCTTGGAGTGGGCCGTCAGGTCGAAGCACCCGCGGTGGGCGACACCCTCCAACTCCCCGTAGCCGGGGGCGGTGAAGGGGTACTTGTACTCGACATCGACGCAGGCGCTGGAGTAGTGGGCCAGCTCGTCGTCGTCGTGGTCGCGGAGGATGAGGTTTTCTTCGCTGACGCCCAGCGACAGCCACCACTGGTAGCGGACATCGCGCCAGAATTCGTACCACTTCTGCGACTCGTCCGGCGGGCAGAAGAACTCCATCTCCATCTGCTCGAACTCCCGCGACCGGAAGATATAGTTGCGCGGCGTCACCTCGTTGCGGAAGGATTTTCCGATCTGCGCGATGCCGAAGGGCACCTTGACGCGCATGGTGTCGAGGACGTTCTTGAAGTTGAGGAAGATGCCCTGCGCGGTTTCAGGCCGGAGGTACGCCTTGTTGTCCTCATCCCGGATCGGCCCGGGGTAGGTGTCGAGCATGAGGTTGAACTTGCGAGGTTCGGTG
The sequence above is a segment of the Phycisphaeraceae bacterium D3-23 genome. Coding sequences within it:
- a CDS encoding glycine--tRNA ligase — its product is MTPDATPDHTALPQTAPEEKSMDDLVALCKRRGFVYPASEIYGGLRGFWDYGPLGTQLKNNIRDWWWKCMVECPPIGPDGEPVSIVGLDSSIIQNPKVWEHSGHVGGFNDPMVDCKETNGRYRADHLFIYSFPLNNDEAGNFRELKLAIVASSVEEGVGAAEKKAKKLGKKLKANIDGSPSMTTFLTLWQDHLSQIIGPDVDKAGTLTEPRKFNLMLDTYPGPIRDEDNKAYLRPETAQGIFLNFKNVLDTMRVKVPFGIAQIGKSFRNEVTPRNYIFRSREFEQMEMEFFCPPDESQKWYEFWRDVRYQWWLSLGVSEENLILRDHDDDELAHYSSACVDVEYKYPFTAPGYGELEGVAHRGCFDLTAHSKGPDNKDSNSKLDYFDQELQVRLQNEGVDKQEIKERSRYVPHVIEPASGLTRAVLVLLCEAFTPTPDRDGSKYIMSFKPKFAPVKAGIFPLVNKDGMPEVAKKLYNELRQNHMVEYDGKQSIGKRYARMDEIGTPFCFTIDGQTLEDQTVTVRDRDTLAQERIALDQVAAWLDAKLAE